One region of Wyeomyia smithii strain HCP4-BCI-WySm-NY-G18 chromosome 3, ASM2978416v1, whole genome shotgun sequence genomic DNA includes:
- the LOC129729495 gene encoding myogenesis-regulating glycosidase-like yields the protein MPNTKVVIGLLLLVAGAQATHYTLEFNADGVKATVHTDTRELTVERKGVVVQRILLGRDISPVGNYEEIANGFRLTNEDGEATDFSKTMDTNDFSLLTVARATRSRSQVIDCVRMIGSNWYGGPQQKYQYWPIQKLRFDEYSFLTKEADNCAVADRYWLNSLGSFIYVEDEAPLFIDQNYGEPGYMCLEVKKSLPYDIYDSTYSFIYQVGVASDSKKVHMEAVKQILGKPSGHPAEAMVKYPIWSTWARYKRDIDQTVVLQFADEIIRNGWPNSQYELDDDWEVCYGSLTFNTKKFPNIRQTITDIRAKGFPRITLWIHPFINKGCEPWYSEAKRNGYLVANHSGSTDTQWWNSVQNQASYVDFSKPEVAAWFSARLQAILDESGIDSFKFDAGETSWTPPDPVLNGPRSKHPSVIVDTYVRTVAKFGDLVEVRSAHRTQDLPIFVRMIDKDSEWNWNNGLPTLVTTLLQMNMVGYPLVLPDMVGGNGYNDHPPNKEMFIRWLQANVFMPSIQFSYVPWNYDAETIQISKKMTDLHEKYTPQIMERFKLAVSDGYPVNPPIWWISPDDTIAQKIYDQFLLGDDIIAAPVLQENVRSRDIYLPQGTWTDGNSGTVYTGPRWIRNYNVPLSMLPYFVRKN from the exons atgccTAATACTAAGGTTGTTATTGGTCTGCTCCTGCTCGTAGCAGGAGCGCAGGCTACACACTACACACTAGAGTTTAACGCGGACGGTGTTAAGGCTACGGTTCATACCGACACTCGGGAGCTTACGGTGGAACGCAAAGGTGTGGTTGTTCAAAGGATTCTATTAGGTCGAGATATAAGTCCCGTAGGGAACTATGAGGAAATAGCAAATGGGTTCAGGTTGACGAACGAAGATGGTGAAGCGACCGATTTTAGCAAAACGATGGACACGAATGATTTTTCGCTGCTCACAGTAGCCAGAGCTACCAGATCCCGTTCCCAGGTTATCGATTGTGTTCGGATGATTGGATCGAATTGGTATGGTGGTCCCCAACAAAAGTACCAGTATTGGCCGATCCAGAAACTACGCTTTGACGAGTATTCCTTCCTTACTAAGGAGGCCGATAATTGTGCGGTAGCTGATCGCTATTGGTTGAATTCGCTTGGATCCTTCATCTACGTAGAGGATGAAGCACCACTTTTCATTGATCAAAATTATGGTGAACCTGGGTATATGTGTTTGGAAGTGAAGAAATCGTTACCGTATGATATTTACGATTCTACGTACTCTTTTATTTATCAAGTGGGCGTAGCCAGTGACTCGAAGAAGGTGCATATGGAGGCAGTGAAGCAAATTTTGGGCAAACCATCCGGTCATCCCGCGGAAGCTATGGTGAAATACCCCATCTGGTCAACATGGGCAAGATACAAGAGAGATATCGATCAAACGGTGGTCCTACAGTTTGCGGACGAAATCATCCGAAATGGATGGCCAAACAGCCAATACGAACTGGACGATGATTGGGAGGTTTGCTACGGTTCGCTCACTTTTAACACCAAGAAATTCCCAAACATTCGACAAACAATCACCGATATAAGGGCGAAAGGTTTTCCCAGGATAACTTTGTGGATTCATCCTTTCATCAACAAAGGATGTGAACCATGGTACTCCGAAGCCAAGCGCAATGGATATCTGGTTGCGAACCACAGCGGCAGTACAGATACGCAATGGTGGAATAGTGTACAAAATCAAGCTTCGTATGTAGATTTTTCCAAACCAGAAGTAGCCGCATGGTTTTCTGCCAGGTTACAAGCAATTCTGGATGAAAGCGGCATTGATAGCTTCAAGTTTGATGCTGGAGAAACTAGTTGGACTCCTCCGGACCCCGTCTTGAATGGGCCACGTTCTAAACATCCCAGTGTGATAGTAGATACCTACGTAAGAACTGTTGCTAAATTTGGTGATCTGGTGGAGGTTCGTTCAGCTCACCGTACCCAGGATCTGCCCATCTTCGTTCGTATGATTGATAAAGACTCCGAGTGGAACTGGAATAATGGACTGCCGACGCTAGTTACCACGTTACTTCAGATGAACATGGTTGGCTACCCGTTAGTTCTACCGGATATGGTTGGTGGCAATGGGTATAACGACCATCCACCGAATAAGGAAATGTTCATACGTTGGTTGCAGGCGAATGTGTTTATGCCAAGCATTCAATTTTCTTACGTTCCGTGGAATTATGATGCAGAGACAATCCAAATTTCGAAGAAGATGACCGATCTGCACGAAAAATATACCCCGCAGATCATGGAGCGCTTCAAGCTTGCTGTTTCCGATGGTTACCCCGTAAATCCTCCGATTTGGTGGATTTCCCCTGACGACACGATAGCGCAAAAGATCTATGATC AGTTTCTTCTTGGTGACGACATCATAGCGGCGCCAGTTCTTCAGGAAAATGTACGCTCCCGGGATATTTACCTTCCACAGGGAACATGGACCGATGGAAACAGTGGTACGGTTTACACCGGACCACGGTGGATTCGCAACTACAACGTTCCACTGAGTATGCTGCCGTACTTTGTGCGGAAAAACTAA
- the LOC129727818 gene encoding centrosomal protein of 120 kDa, translated as MEQTDEPLIIVLHVHEAINLYRSKNIPILISASLDKNTLQTDSRLPGIASTSFDSNMVWETDRRSVKRMKTENLPVKLECFSIDQNANQQRVQIGHLVLPLRSVPLIPSIKADTVKPRWYRLIGLANPEWKSQKPELQLTVLITDKRYLLPDRKKPQEDTELETDRCLVIFANPQATRLESRENLPIRLLEERGLLQIGNGEQESDIFLVKIVLKHVKQLLSLLSEEERHGESSSDGIQMRYDLLGDTYPCTMERKPNGAFSMQEKIVLNFRTTLHSLKRYFAEIFSIRLEILLGERVIGRSTLRFDGIIEDEPLVSFLSKYENCSATQEVEKYYPIEPASVKYQEATESLSDRSAVQWPAIKCKFSLKYLSSDRKVNTDDKIDRALEPERDVQLNSMDTPAASPAIDPKPTSSYAAMSSKIDIQSLLNCEDRDLRDVPRTFGYHLLVKSVRFNARPSPGIWQFSLYHPKADTPLTKVTMELNTIGSETLDFADLQLKLYFSALPDRVLELITSDCSKLTISGPHGLFCFARVDNQSLVVGSKEQQTGVLILENPSGESLGMATVYCHLDEVGINYNSREPPTGPEVGPTSKVQIDDQLSYKMLEEQKQWMLEQRELFLLELKRKEATYLAKLSNEWKKRRAKENAEFATRLEHVSALTAALEESRKNLAIQNSERIEQNKTVEEVKIKLEASFQQQLEGIREKTKRMEADLQHKEQLRSLRCQELEAKNDALIRENEQLKHTEQQLHAKVNTLSRDVESCVGLRQQVQILEQKLTEIEKSKLFYKQQWAKLIREMNKMKQENEEQLIEALRGKDRRKKDYCWEQTGCPQHYSGDVMNEDAELGKIHRMIFDERQRQLCCKTDDFC; from the exons ATGGAGCAAACTGACGAGCCACTGATAATAGTTTTACATGTACACGAAG CTATCAACCTTTATCGATCAAAAAACATACCGATTCTAATTAGTGCCTCGTTAGACAAAAATACACTGCAAACAGACAGTCGCCTTCCAGGCATCGCTTCCACCAGCTTTGATAGCAATATGGTATGGGAAACCGATCGCCGTTCTGTAAAACGCATGAAAACAGAAAATCTTCCCGTTAAGCTGGAATGCTTTTCGATTGACCAAAATGCGAACCAGCAGCGCGTTCAAATTGGCCATCTAGTGCTTCCGCTTCGTTCCGTACCGCTAATTCCATCTATCAAAGCTGATACTGTAAAACCTCGGTGGTACAGATTGATAGGTTTGGCAAATCCCGAATGGAAGAGCCAGAAACCGGAGTTGCAGCTAACGGTTTTAATCACTGATAAAAGATACCTACTTCCTGACCGAAAGAAACCACAAGAGGATACTGAGCTGGAAACCGATCGTTGTTTGGTTATCTTCGCTAACCCGCAAGCTACTCGATTAGAATCCCGTGAAAATCTTCCCATCCGACTACTAGAGGAACGTGGATTACTTCAGATTGGCAACGGTGAGCAGGAATCTGATATATTTCTAGTGAAGATAGTGTTGAAGCATGTCAAACAACTTTTGTCGTTGCTTTCGGAAGAGGAACGACACGGAGAATCTTCGTCAGATGGGATACAAATGCGATATGATCTGCTTGGGGACACCTATCCTTGTACGATGGAACGCAAACCGAATGGTGCTTTTTCAATGCAAGAGAAAATTGTACTCAATTTTAGAACAACACTTCATTCGCTGAAGAGATATTTTGCTGAAATTTTCTCCATTCGCTTGGAGATTTTGCTTGGGGAAAGAGTTATTG GGCGTTCCACTCTACGATTTGATGGCATCATTGAGGACGAACCGTTAGTAAGTTTTCTGTCTAAGTACGAGAATTGCTCCGCAACGCAGGAAGTGGAAAAATACTATCCCATCGAACCGGCATCTGTTAAATACCAGGAAGCTACCGAATCGCTCTCGGATCGCTCAGCTGTACAATGGCCAGCAATTAAATGTAAATTTAGCCTCAAGTACCTTTCATCGGACAGAAAAGTCAATACTGACGACAAAATTGACCGTGCCTTAGAACCGGAAAGAGATGTACAGCTAAACTCAATGGACACTCCTGCGGCTAGTCCTGCTATCGATCCAAAGCCAACAAGCTCATATGCCGCCATGTCATCTAAAATTGACATACAATCGTTACTAAACTGTGAAGATCGTGACCTTCGCGATGTTCCGCGCACATTCGGCTATCATCTGCTGGTAAAAAGTGTTCGATTCAACGCGCGCCCCAGTCCTGGTATCTGGCAGTTTTCATTATACCATCCAAAGGCGGATACTCCCCTCACCAAGGTGACGATGGAGCTAAATACGATTGGATCGGAGACGTTGGATTTTGCTGACCTTCAGCTGAAGCTGTACTTTTCCGCTCTTCCAGATCGGGTACTTGAATTAATCACTTCCGATTGCTCCAAGTTAACGATAAGCGGTCCACATGGACTGTTTTGCTTCGCCCGAGTTGACAATCAAAGCTTAGTTGTTGGTAGTAAGGAACAACAGACTGGAGTGTTGATTCTGGAAAATCCTAGCGGGGAAAGCTTAGGTATGGCAACAGTTTATTGCCACCTGGACGAGGTAGGAATAAACTATAACAGCCGAGAGCCTCCTACAGGACCAGAAGTGGGTCCTACTTCAAAAGTACAGATTGACGATCAGTTGTCGTATAAAATGCTAGAAGAGCAGAAACAATGGATGCTGGAGCAACGGGAGTTGTTTTTGTTAGAGTTAAAAAGAAAAGAAGCTACCTATCTTGCAAAGTTAAGTAACGAATGGAAAAAACGCCGTGCGAAGGAAAATGCG GAATTTGCAACGCGTCTTGAGCATGTATCCGCGCTAACAGCTGCTTTGGAAGAAAGTCGAAAGAACCTTGCTATTCAGAACAGTGAGCGCATTGAGCAGAATAAAACCGTAGAGGAAGTGAAAATCAAACTGGAAGCATCCTTTCAACAGCAGTTGGAAGGAATACGAGAAAAAACTAAACGAATGGAAGCCGATTTACAGCACAAGGAACAACTCCGTTCACTTCGTTGTCAAGAACTGGAAGCTAAAAATGATGCACTGATTCGGGAGAACGAACAGCTAAAACATACAGAACAACAGCTTCACGCCAAAGTAAATACACTAAGCCGGGATGTCGAAAGCTGTGTAGGTCTGCGCCAACAGGTACAGATACTGGAGCAAAAATTAACGGAAATCGAAAAATCCAAACTATTCTACAAGCAACAGTGGGCAAAACTTATCCGAGAGATGAACAAGATGAAGCAGGAGAACGAGGAGCAGCTCATTGAAGCATTGCGGGGGAAAGATCGTAGAAAAAAAGACTACTGCTGGGAGCAGACGGGATGCCCTCAGCACTATTCTGGGGATGTGATGAACGAAGACGCAGAATTAGGTAAAATTCATCGTATGATTTTCGATGAAAGGCAACGGCAGCTGTGCTGTAAAACCGATGATTTCTGTTGA